The Brachyspira sp. SAP_772 genome has a window encoding:
- a CDS encoding rubrerythrin family protein — AKTAKEEGFNDIAILFEHVAKIEEGHKKMFESFLGDKGKEAPKWQCQKCGYIHTESKAPKRCPVCEQYRVGGIN, encoded by the coding sequence TGCAAAAACGGCAAAAGAAGAGGGATTTAATGACATAGCAATACTATTTGAGCATGTTGCAAAAATAGAAGAAGGTCATAAAAAGATGTTTGAAAGTTTTTTAGGTGATAAAGGTAAAGAGGCACCAAAATGGCAATGTCAAAAATGCGGATATATACACACAGAGAGTAAAGCACCAAAAAGATGYCCTGTATGCGAACAATATAGAGTTGGCGGAAT